The following nucleotide sequence is from Gymnodinialimonas phycosphaerae.
GAACAGAGGTTTTGGTCGGTGTCTCGACGTGGGCGACGGTGATGTCGGGCATCTCGAAGGCCATCGGCACGAGGTAATCGGCCATAGTGGCATTTTCCAACTGCCCGTCTTCGGAATAGATGCATTCCTCGTAGAAGGCCCCGCCGATGCCTTGCACCACGCCGCCCCGGATCTGTTCATCGACCAGCTTGGGGTTGATGACGCGGCCGCAATCTTCCACGGCCCAGACATTGAGGACCTTCACGAAGCCGGTTTCCGGGTCCACCTCGACCTCGGCGGCCATGGCGGCGTTGGTGAAGACGAACGGAAAATCTGACACGCGGTAGTGGCGCGTCGCCACAAGTTCGGGCGACATGTCCGAGGGCAGTTCGTTGCCGCGATAGTAAACGGTCCGCGCCAGATCAGACAGGCTCATGCGCTGCGTGCCATCGGTATCGCAGACATGTCCTGCAATGATATCAAGGCCTTCCACCTTAGCCTGTAGGATCACCGCCGCGACATCAAGCACCTGTTCCTTCAGCGCGAAGGCCGCTTGCAATGTTGCCTCTCCACCGATGCCCGCGCCGCGCGAGGCCCAGGTGCCACCGCCATAGGGCGTCGTCTTGGTGTCGCCGGTGGTGACCTTCACACGGTCCATATCCACGCCGAAGACCCCTGCGGCAACCTGGGCAAGGATGGTGTTGGTGCCCTGCCCCTGCTCGGTCACGGATGAGGACACGTGGATCGCGCCGCCCGCATCCAGCCGGATCGTTGCGCCGTCCTGGCTGGCGATCGGCGCGCCGCCGATGCCATAGAACATCGGGCTGGGGTTGGTGACTTCGATCATCGACACAAGGCCAAGACCCCGGTGGATGCCCTGTTCGCGCAGCGCCGCATGCTCGGCCCGTTTGGCGTCGTAGTCCATGGTCTCGATCAACAGGTCCAGCGTCTTGTGATGGCTCAGGTCGTCCAGCTTCATCCCCGTGGCCGAGACACAGGGGTAGGCATCATCTTTTACAAGATTTCGGCGGCGAATTTCGACGACATCCATGCCTATTTCCGCAGCCGCATCCTCCAGCAGGCCATCGGCCACGGCCATGGCAATGGGGTGGCCCACGGCACGGTATTGGCACATCAGGTTCTTGTTCTGAAACACGACCTTGGCGTTGGCGCGGTAATTCTCCAGCGCGTAGGGCGCGCCCGTCAGGTTCAGCACCTGGTTGGCCTCAATCGCCGAGGTGCGGGGGTACATGGAGTACGGCCCGATCCCGGTGATATCGTCGAACGCCAGTGCTTCGATCTTGCCCTCTTGCGTGACCGCGATGCGGCCATGGACAACGTGGTCGCGGGCGTGAATATCCGTCAGGAAGCTTTCCAACCTGTCGGCCACGAACTTAACGGGCCGTCCCAGCAGTTTCGCCGCGGCCGCCGTGGCGATTTCGTCGCCATAGGTGTGGATCTTGATGCCGAAGGACCCGCCCACATCGTTGGAGATCACGCGCACGTTTTCCTCGGCCAAGCCCAGGTGCTTGGCGAAGATATATTGCATCATATGAGGGGCTTGGCCTGAGTAGTGGCAGGTCAGCTGGTCCTCGGACGGGTCATATTCCACGACCGAGGCGCGCGCCTCCAGCGTCACGCCGGTGTGGCGTCCGAAGCGGAAGGTCCGCTCTACCACGGTGACATCATCGCGCGCGAAGGCGGCGTCGGGGTCGCCGACCTCTACGGTGCGTTCCCATGCCAGGTTCGAGCCGAAATCAGGGTGGATAACGGGGGCATCCGGTTCCAGCGCACGCTCCATATCCGTGGCCACGGGCAGCTCTTCGATATCGACATAAACCAGCGCCGCCGCATCCTCGGCCACCGCGCGAGAGGTGGCGACAATCATCACCACGGGCTCGCCGGTCCAGCGCACCACGTCCACCGCCAAGGGCATTTGCGGCGCCGACCGCAACCCCGCGAGGTGGCTGAGAACGCCCACGTAGGGCGTCACATGTTCGGCCAGATCCGCGCCGGTGTAGACCGCGATCACGCCCGGAACGCCGCGCGCCTCTTCCAGATCAATGGACAGGATCCGACCGTGCGCCACGGGCGAGCGGACGAAAGCCCCATGGACCATGCGCGGCAACTGGATGTCATCCACGAACTTGCCCCGCCCCTGCAACAGACGCTTGGCGTCGGGGCGGTCAACGGGCTTGCCGATATAGGAATTGGGCTTGTCGAAAATCGTCAGGGGGCCGCTCATGCGCTTGCTCCGTCGATGACATCGCAGACCGCGTCGACGATGGATTGATAGCCGGTGCAGCGGCAGTAATTTCCCGACAAATGCTCTCGGATGGCGGCGCGGTCCGCTGCCCCCCCGCCCTCTATATATTCCACCGCAGAGGCCAGCATCCCCGGCGTGCAATACCCGCATTGCAGCGCATTGCGGGCGGTGAAAGCGTCCCGCAAAGCGGCGGCGCGGTCGCCGTAGCCTTCGATTGTCGTGACCTGTGTGCCGTCGGCTTGCACCGCCAGCATCAGGCATCCGCGCACCATGGCGCCGTCCACTTCCAACGTGCAGGCACCGCAGA
It contains:
- a CDS encoding xanthine dehydrogenase family protein molybdopterin-binding subunit; translated protein: MSGPLTIFDKPNSYIGKPVDRPDAKRLLQGRGKFVDDIQLPRMVHGAFVRSPVAHGRILSIDLEEARGVPGVIAVYTGADLAEHVTPYVGVLSHLAGLRSAPQMPLAVDVVRWTGEPVVMIVATSRAVAEDAAALVYVDIEELPVATDMERALEPDAPVIHPDFGSNLAWERTVEVGDPDAAFARDDVTVVERTFRFGRHTGVTLEARASVVEYDPSEDQLTCHYSGQAPHMMQYIFAKHLGLAEENVRVISNDVGGSFGIKIHTYGDEIATAAAAKLLGRPVKFVADRLESFLTDIHARDHVVHGRIAVTQEGKIEALAFDDITGIGPYSMYPRTSAIEANQVLNLTGAPYALENYRANAKVVFQNKNLMCQYRAVGHPIAMAVADGLLEDAAAEIGMDVVEIRRRNLVKDDAYPCVSATGMKLDDLSHHKTLDLLIETMDYDAKRAEHAALREQGIHRGLGLVSMIEVTNPSPMFYGIGGAPIASQDGATIRLDAGGAIHVSSSVTEQGQGTNTILAQVAAGVFGVDMDRVKVTTGDTKTTPYGGGTWASRGAGIGGEATLQAAFALKEQVLDVAAVILQAKVEGLDIIAGHVCDTDGTQRMSLSDLARTVYYRGNELPSDMSPELVATRHYRVSDFPFVFTNAAMAAEVEVDPETGFVKVLNVWAVEDCGRVINPKLVDEQIRGGVVQGIGGAFYEECIYSEDGQLENATMADYLVPMAFEMPDITVAHVETPTKTSVLGAKGAGEAGTGGAPAALMNAVNDALRPLGASIHQMPMTPERILRALGTV
- a CDS encoding (2Fe-2S)-binding protein, translated to MSDSKMISVTVNGETTTAAVPVRQNLVDFLRNTMGLTGSHVGCEHGVCGACTLEVDGAMVRGCLMLAVQADGTQVTTIEGYGDRAAALRDAFTARNALQCGYCTPGMLASAVEYIEGGGAADRAAIREHLSGNYCRCTGYQSIVDAVCDVIDGASA